The following is a genomic window from Doryrhamphus excisus isolate RoL2022-K1 chromosome 3, RoL_Dexc_1.0, whole genome shotgun sequence.
CCTAAATGCTGTTTCAGTCGCCATTTGttgacagtttttcaaaaatgtagaGCAATAATTTATTTCCCTGGgaagtaattacatttttaaaagcgtAGTTACATTActaattcaaatattttgtgGGGTAGGTAACTAGTAACCATAACAAATGACTTGTTTTAACACATTTGTGCAATAATACTTGTAATATTTATGCACAATCAGAAAAAGTACAATACtagtacaataataacaataaattcattcattcattttctaccgcttatcctcacgaggttcgcgggggtgctggagcctatcccagctgtcttcgggcgagaggcgaggtacaccctggactggtcgccagccaatcacagggcacatatagacaaacaaccattcacactcacattcatacctatggacaatttggagtcgctaattaacctagcatgttttcagaatgtgggaggaaaccggagtacccggagaaaactggggagagcatacaaactccacacagagatgagggtgggattgaactctggtctcctagctgtgaggtcaacgcgctaaccactcgaatgccgtgcagccaaataacaataaagatttattatttattattcattcattcattttctaccgctttttcctcacgagggtcgcggggggtgctggagcctatcccagctgtcttcgggtgtaaggcggggtacaccctggactggtcgccagccaatcacagggcacatatagacaaacaaccattcacactcacattcatacctatggacaatttggagtcgccaattaacctagcatgtttttggaatgtgggaggaaaccggagtacccggagaaaacccacgcatgcacggggagaacatgcaaactccacacagagatgcccgagggtgggattgaaccctggtctcctagctgtgaggtctgcgcgctaacccctagaccaccgtgccgcccttattatttattatttatttactaattcaTGCCATaaagtggcagaagtgcattttatatgcTTCTTTCCAATAGAAATACATGTgccgcagcaaccaggaagtgagttCATTGAAACATATGAGTCATATGATTctactgttatatataataataaatacagtaaaaaaatccTCCCTACCGCCACATGTAAGAAAATGATAAACAAAAAGCTTTGCATCAGCCACTAGGTTACCCTGATGTCGTATTTCTATCTCATCAGTCTCTGACCTCTTGGTGCTGCAGGTACCTGTCTGGGCGCTTCTGTTTGGACATACTCAGAGTAGATCCTGTTGGCAGAAGAGATCATCTCTGGGACCGTCTTAATCTTTTTATACTCCTCACATGCAAGCCAAAACAGGATATTCTCCTCGCTGTGCTCCGACTGCAGGAACTCCCGGAAAGCTAACTGACCGGCTGAAAACAAAGTACAAATATATTAACCTGTACAAGAGGAGCAGGGGGATTAGAATAAAGTACCAATCACCTTTACAAGTGAGGAGTTTGTCCATGGAATCACTCCAGGTGTCAACATCCTCCAGTGGGGCGTTGGGAAAGCAACACAAACTAGCCTTGAAAAAAAAGCATCGAGATTGATCACAAATCTGTGAGGGCATCATCAAGTAGGCCGGTAAACACTCCATTTGATAGACCAGGCAGCtacttgtaaaaataaacatccaGTGTAAAATGAGACTTACAGTTAGTGAAATCCTCCTTGGTATTTTCCACATGGCTGCTGTAAACACCTAATGCCCGGTAATCAAAATGCAATGACTCACTTTATTGCCATCTCTTTGTCCGAAAACGAACGGGAGACAGTAGACAATACACTGGCGGGATGATGATGTGACTGTGATTGTTTTGAAATGAGGGAGACATTGATTGAACAAATCCAAATGAGCCACCTCAACATGAACGGAAGATATGGAAATTCATATGCAAAGTGTTGTTATTGGGACCAATAGGGCGTCCTTCCTTGTCTGCCACACCTCAGAAACCTCAGTCTTGACCTTGCGTCCTGTGtggtatcggtatcggatcAGGTcgtaataagagtaaataagccatttaagccatttaagacatacataAAACTGCTCGAGGGGCGGCAcgccggtcgagtggttagcgtgcagacctcacagcttgtagaccagtgttcaattccaccctcggccatctctgtgtggagtttgcatgttctccccgtgcatgcatgggtttttctccggtttcctcccacattccaaaaacatgctaggttaattggcgactccaaattgtccataggtatgaatgtgagtgtgaatggttgtttttctatatgtgccctgtgattgtctggcgaccagtccggggtgtaccttgcctctcgccccaagacagctgggataggctccagcactaggtagaaaatgaatgaatgaataaaactgctcatgtgtgttgctattaATGTGTTCTCCAAGGTAGCGGTGTcacaggcagacaggaagttgagTATCAGCTTTGCATGGTTTTGTATGGAGATTAGCGTGCCTGTTGTGAGGTAATTCAAACCCGCAATAAACCTTTTTTTCTAAAAACTTTTGCTAATACCTTTGAGCAATGGCGTagccagacatttttcattggGTAGCAATAAGTTGGTTAACTGAATTGTCTTGATGGTCAGTGTGGTGTTCGGAGACTTTGTGGTGGCCATGACCACT
Proteins encoded in this region:
- the LOC131125784 gene encoding regulator of G-protein signaling 21-like, yielding MWKIPRRISLTASLCCFPNAPLEDVDTWSDSMDKLLTCKAGQLAFREFLQSEHSEENILFWLACEEYKKIKTVPEMISSANRIYSEYVQTEAPRQINIDCGTRENITKNISQPTLTSFDTAQKLIYSLMARDCYPRFLKSDIYQDLLRRTDSR